The genomic window ATGAAGAAATTGAAACTGTACTTGGTTGCTGTGTAGGGCAGATGAAGGATATCGTTTCAGTGGCTTTGCATACGGGGATGAGGAAAGGGGAAATACTCGGTTTAAAATGGGACAACGTTGACCTGAGTAACAGGTTGATAGTCTTAGATAAAACCAAGAATAATAACATAAGAGAAATTCCCATGAGCTCTGACACCTATGGCATGCTACTGAAGAAGTATCAGGAGAGAAAGCCCCACCGAGAAGACTATGTTTTTCCAAACGCTGATAACGAGCAGTATCGAGATGTGGCGGCGTTTAGGAAGGCGGTAAGCTTGACGGGAATTAAATGCAGGTTCCATGATTTACGACACACGTTTGCTTCTCAGTTGGTTATGGCGGGCGTTGATCTTGTCACGGTCAAGGAGCTTCTGGGACACTCAGAGCTTGATACAACACTCATCTATGCCCATCTGGCACCGAAGCATAAGAAAGACGCCATAGCTAAGTTGGAGTTGCACTACGATAAAGTGGCGGAAGAAAGTTTTTCGTATAGCCCAGATTTGCTCAAGAGGGCGTAACCGTATGGCACATTTTAGTCACATTTTGAAAAAAAGTAAATTTATCAGATTCAACTTTACAAAACGCCTTGTAGATGCTAATATAAATTCCAGTGCGGGCGTAATTCAGCGGTAGAATGCCACCTTCCCAAGGTGGACGTCGAGGGTTCAAGTCCCTTCGCCCGCTCCAAAAATCAAAATACCTGCGCATAAAAATAATAAAATTCTACAAGCATATTTAATATTTGAACCCTCGATGTAAGAGTTGCAGGGGATGTGGAGACCGTAGTAAAGGGGATAACAGTCCGGCTTTTCGGACGCCATAGGGGGATTTATTTCCCCATTTGGGGAGCGCTAGCGACGGTGCGGGTTTCCGCTACTTTGGCGGATCCCTTCGTCCGCTCCATAATTTTGCACTGTAAAAAATCTAAAAACCTCTAAAAATAACAAAACTGTGCTATAAAGTGAAGCAATAAAACACCGCAATTTGCTAGACACTAGATCCCTCCCCTCCTAAGATTGGAGGGTCCTTTTTTTTGGCAAAAACATATATTAAGGACAGATTTGAATAAGATACAAAAAGACACTGGGTCCTTGATTAAAGCCTTCAAGGATGGCATTTTTAGAGGAAAAATAAAATATTTTAATGCCACAAAATAGTCAAAAACATCGGGAAATTGTACAAAAAGGAGTGAAATTCTCCAGTCTGCCAGAAGACACTGGATCCCCGATTAAAACACTCGGGGACGCCATTTTCTTCTAAAATATTATAAAAAAAATGGCGCTTTTTTTCTTGACACCAACTACCTATAGTAGTATATTAAAGCCGTCGCACAACAGGTAGTGTTATTTAAAAAAAATTAGAGCCGAAAAAATGGCGGGATATATAGGAGTGATAGTATGATTCAGAAAACGTTTTTGGATGAAGAATCCAAAACCAACCAGGAAGGAGCTAGGAAAGAAGAAAAGAGCAAAAGGAAATTACCCGAACTAAAACTTTCGCCCAACTCTTTGACGGTCCTCAAAAAAAGATATTTAAAAAGGATCAGTGATAAGGAAACAGAAAAACCTGAACAGATGTTCTGGCGTGTCGCGGAAAATATAGCGCAGGCGGAAAAAAAATATACTCCGATGATGTCTCCCGAAAGGCTGAGGGAGATCACGGAAGAATTCTACTCGCTCATGGTAAATATGTATTTCCTTCCAAACTCGCCGACTTTGATGAATGCGGGCAGGGACTTGCAGCAGCTCTCCGCATGTTTTGTTCTCCCGGTGGAAGACAAGATGGACGGGATATTTGAATCCATAAAAAACGCGGCGCTCATTCATAAGAGCGGCGGCGGTACCGGCTTTTCTTTTTCAAGATTAAGACCGAAGGATGACAAAGTAAAATCCACGGGCGGGGTTGCGAGCGGTCCGATATCATTCATGAAAGTTTTTAACGCTGCCACTGAAGCCGTAAAACAGGGCGGCACCAGGCGCGGCGCGAATATGGGAATTCTTTCCGTAGAGCATCCGGATATTTTGGAGTTCATCACCGCAAAAAATAATACCGGCGAGCTGAATAATTTTAATCTCTCTGTTGCTGTCACCGATAAATTTATGGATGCGCTTGCCCGGGATGAAGAGTATGATCTTTTAAATCCGCATACCAGAACACCGATGAAAAAATTAAAAGCAAAAGATGTTTTTAATCTGGTCGTGGATTCCGCGTGGAAGAACGGGGAACCGGGGGTTATTTTTATAGACAGAATGAACGCCGATAATCCCACTCCTGCGCTTGGCATGATAGAGAGCACCAATCCTTGCGGTGAGCAGCCTCTTCTTCCTTATGAGGCCTGCAATTTAGGCTCTATCAATATGGCAAAGATGATCACCCATAGAAACGGCAGAGCGGAAGTGAATTATGAACTTTTAAGAGAAACGATCAAGACCGCTGTCCGCTTCCTGGACGATGTTATAGATATGAACAAATACCCTCTGCCTGAAATAGACGCGATGGTAAAGGCCAACAGGAAAATAGGCCTTGGCGTTATGGGTTTTGCCGATATGCTTATTGAGCTTGGCGTGCCTTACAGTTCTGACGAAGCGCTTAAACTGGGTGATTCCGTTATGACTTTTATTGACGAGGAATCAAAAAAGGTTTCCGCTTCCCTGGCAAAAGAAAGAGGCCCTTTTCCTAATTTCGAAAAATCGATCTACGGCAAGTATACTCCGATAAGAAATGCCACAACGACTACAATAGCTCCGACCGGGACCCTTTCCATAATTGCCAATGTCAGCAGCGGTATAGAGCCGATCTTTGCCATCTCCTATATAAGGAACGTAATGGACGGCACAAAGATGATAGAAGTTAACCCG from Candidatus Firestonebacteria bacterium RIFOXYD2_FULL_39_29 includes these protein-coding regions:
- a CDS encoding ribonucleoside-diphosphate reductase, adenosylcobalamin-dependent; this translates as MTVLKKRYLKRISDKETEKPEQMFWRVAENIAQAEKKYTPMMSPERLREITEEFYSLMVNMYFLPNSPTLMNAGRDLQQLSACFVLPVEDKMDGIFESIKNAALIHKSGGGTGFSFSRLRPKDDKVKSTGGVASGPISFMKVFNAATEAVKQGGTRRGANMGILSVEHPDILEFITAKNNTGELNNFNLSVAVTDKFMDALARDEEYDLLNPHTRTPMKKLKAKDVFNLVVDSAWKNGEPGVIFIDRMNADNPTPALGMIESTNPCGEQPLLPYEACNLGSINMAKMITHRNGRAEVNYELLRETIKTAVRFLDDVIDMNKYPLPEIDAMVKANRKIGLGVMGFADMLIELGVPYSSDEALKLGDSVMTFIDEESKKVSASLAKERGPFPNFEKSIYGKYTPIRNATTTTIAPTGTLSIIANVSSGIEPIFAISYIRNVMDGTKMIEVNPIFEKVARDRGIFSDALIEKIAEKNTLHGMDEIPEDIKKIFVTAHDIVPEWHVRMQAAFQKSVDNAVSKTVNFPHEATREDVRMAYVLAYKEGCKGLTVYRDGSRSEQVLSTGATNTSAAVPVTTSAPVREGREKIIPRSRPAMTMGVTQKVSTGCGSLYVTINSDEKGLCEIFAQMGKSGGCAASQSEAVSRLISLALRTGIDIESVLKQIKGIRCPSPLWDKGNMVLSCPDAIAKAIERFIQSGGVTKAAASAAAKMEAPAALPKKNDSESLSAKVTSGTKELAGMCQDCGNILEYVEDCVLCRFCGYSKCG